The Clostridiaceae bacterium HFYG-1003 genome includes a window with the following:
- a CDS encoding MBL fold metallo-hydrolase, translating into MKLKFSGAAGSVTGSSHLLEVNGHQVLLDCGLYQGADAKIRGNDVFPFDPAKIEYLILSHAHIDHSGRIPMLYKKGFRGRIISTPPTYDLCGIMLRDSAFIQEQDAERENRHRKRGRKPLEEPIYTIEHAEAVLKLFETLDYNEQLVLFPGFRLRFQDSGHMLGSSFVEMWIQEEGSDEIKVVFSGDIGNHNIPLMREPRYIDEADVLIMESTYGDRFHEPQVNENQKLLGIINSTIRNGGNVIIPSFAVGRTQEILYVLNEFAENGQLDKRTRVFVDSPLASKATAVFEKHKAYFDRHAQERMEHGDNVLSFPQLHFTDSVEDSMKLNRTREGLVIISASGMAEAGRIRHHLKHNLWRPESTVVFVGYQAEQTLGRLILDGKKEVRIFGEEIAVEARIEQLTGLSGHADQRGLIEFVEAFTVNPPKKIFLVHGDDDAQAVLSARLREKGYQVAIPKEGTIVDCCSKEDLERPEKTTIVPAEHVRFTSRFKERILESIGQMDLNNMTDEQILDEIRALLHARKTNHH; encoded by the coding sequence ATGAAATTAAAATTTTCTGGTGCAGCCGGTTCAGTGACCGGTTCGTCCCATCTGCTGGAAGTGAACGGACATCAGGTTCTTCTGGATTGTGGTTTATATCAGGGGGCGGATGCAAAGATCCGTGGAAATGACGTATTCCCGTTTGATCCGGCGAAGATTGAATACCTGATTCTGTCTCATGCCCATATTGATCACTCGGGTCGAATTCCGATGCTTTATAAAAAAGGTTTTCGCGGACGAATTATTTCTACCCCGCCGACGTACGATCTTTGCGGGATCATGCTTCGCGACTCCGCTTTCATCCAGGAACAGGATGCTGAACGAGAAAACCGCCATCGCAAGAGAGGCCGGAAACCGCTGGAAGAACCGATTTACACCATCGAGCACGCCGAAGCCGTGCTGAAACTGTTTGAGACCCTGGATTACAATGAGCAGCTTGTCCTTTTCCCAGGCTTCCGGCTGCGCTTCCAGGATTCAGGTCATATGCTCGGTTCGTCGTTTGTAGAGATGTGGATTCAGGAAGAAGGCAGCGACGAGATCAAGGTCGTCTTCTCCGGAGATATCGGCAACCACAACATTCCCCTGATGCGGGAACCTCGCTACATTGACGAAGCGGATGTTCTAATCATGGAATCCACTTATGGAGATCGATTCCATGAACCACAGGTAAATGAAAATCAGAAGCTGCTGGGTATCATCAATTCTACGATTCGAAATGGCGGAAATGTGATTATTCCATCCTTCGCAGTGGGGCGTACGCAGGAAATCCTCTACGTTCTGAATGAATTCGCCGAGAACGGTCAGCTGGATAAGCGTACCCGCGTGTTTGTTGACTCCCCGCTGGCAAGCAAGGCAACAGCCGTTTTTGAAAAGCATAAGGCATATTTTGACCGGCATGCTCAGGAGCGAATGGAGCATGGCGATAATGTGCTGAGTTTTCCACAGCTTCATTTCACGGACAGCGTGGAAGACAGCATGAAGCTCAACCGGACCCGGGAAGGGCTGGTCATCATCTCCGCTTCAGGCATGGCCGAGGCTGGGCGAATTCGCCATCATTTGAAACATAATCTCTGGCGTCCCGAAAGTACGGTGGTTTTTGTCGGGTATCAGGCAGAACAGACCTTGGGGCGACTGATTCTGGACGGAAAGAAAGAAGTTCGGATATTTGGAGAGGAAATTGCCGTTGAAGCCAGAATTGAACAGTTGACAGGTTTATCCGGTCATGCGGATCAAAGAGGTCTGATTGAGTTTGTCGAAGCCTTTACCGTCAACCCGCCAAAGAAAATTTTCCTTGTGCACGGCGATGACGATGCGCAGGCGGTTTTGTCAGCCAGACTCCGGGAAAAAGGCTATCAGGTGGCCATACCGAAAGAAGGCACCATTGTAGACTGTTGTTCCAAGGAAGATCTGGAACGACCGGAAAAGACAACGATTGTTCCTGCAGAACATGTTCGTTTTACCTCCCGGTTCAAGGAACGGATTCTGGAATCCATCGGTCAGATGGATCTGAACAATATGACGGATGAACAGATTCTGGATGAAATCAGAGCGCTGCTTCATGCCAGAAAAACCAATCATCACTGA
- a CDS encoding undecaprenyldiphospho-muramoylpentapeptide beta-N-acetylglucosaminyltransferase yields the protein MTKVVLTGGGTAGHVMGNLAILPGLRTRGYELLYIGSHNGIERDLIQKEGIPYHPISSGKLRRYKSLKNLTDIFRVAKGLTDALRILKREKPDLIFSKGGYVTVPVAMAAAALKIPFIGHESDLTPGLANRIAARYATKMLVTFPETRDSFGEKGVVVGSPVRDELFQGDAGSGREFMGFTPDKPVLLVMGGSLGANLLNQLVWANLERLLQDFQVVHLVGKGNVNSQLERTSGYAQYDYIGSRMKDVLAAAGYIVSRAGSNSIFEFLALKKPNLLIPLDLNQSRGDQIHNAESFQKAGYSLLLREKDLTAESLFQALQELKARTEEFRDNMDRAIVKGGAEKILAVIEDTLASRHQDGKRPEPSENPPLFEKNIVRSNLQKPEAQ from the coding sequence ATGACGAAAGTGGTACTCACCGGTGGCGGAACAGCCGGGCATGTAATGGGCAATCTGGCGATCCTGCCGGGACTTCGGACCAGGGGCTATGAGCTGTTATACATCGGATCTCATAACGGAATTGAACGGGATTTGATCCAGAAGGAAGGAATCCCTTACCATCCGATTTCTTCGGGCAAACTGCGCCGCTACAAATCGCTGAAAAACCTGACCGACATCTTCCGCGTAGCGAAAGGTCTCACCGATGCCCTGCGGATTCTGAAACGGGAAAAACCGGATCTGATCTTCAGCAAAGGGGGATATGTTACAGTTCCAGTCGCTATGGCGGCCGCTGCTCTGAAGATCCCCTTCATTGGCCATGAATCCGATCTGACACCTGGTCTGGCCAATCGGATCGCCGCCCGCTATGCTACGAAAATGCTTGTGACGTTTCCTGAAACCAGGGACTCCTTTGGAGAAAAGGGCGTCGTAGTTGGCTCGCCGGTTCGTGATGAACTGTTCCAGGGCGATGCCGGCAGTGGACGGGAATTCATGGGCTTTACTCCGGATAAGCCGGTGCTGCTGGTTATGGGCGGATCTTTGGGCGCAAATCTTCTTAATCAGCTGGTTTGGGCAAATCTGGAACGACTGCTGCAGGATTTTCAAGTGGTCCATCTGGTGGGAAAAGGAAATGTGAATTCACAGCTGGAGCGGACTTCGGGTTATGCCCAGTATGACTATATTGGATCCCGCATGAAGGATGTACTGGCTGCTGCGGGCTATATTGTATCAAGGGCCGGATCCAATTCTATCTTCGAGTTTCTGGCGCTGAAAAAGCCGAATCTGCTGATCCCGCTGGATCTGAACCAGAGTCGGGGGGATCAGATCCACAATGCCGAATCGTTTCAGAAAGCTGGCTATTCGTTGCTGCTTCGCGAGAAAGACCTTACGGCAGAAAGCCTGTTTCAGGCACTGCAGGAGCTGAAGGCCAGGACGGAGGAATTCCGGGACAATATGGACCGGGCGATAGTGAAAGGTGGGGCAGAAAAAATACTTGCTGTCATCGAAGATACTCTCGCCAGTCGTCACCAGGATGGGAAACGGCCGGAACCCTCGGAAAACCCCCCTCTGTTCGAAAAGAACATTGTCAGAAGCAATTTGCAGAAACCTGAAGCTCAGTAA